A portion of the Oxynema aestuarii AP17 genome contains these proteins:
- a CDS encoding Npun_R2479 family HD domain-containing metalloprotein — protein MFFNAIEIVIDDFVRELKEGYSRTYGGLKPDYADIIGWAGNMALENLANCDALYHNLEHTILVTLVGQEILRGKHIREGGVSCEDWLHFIISLVCHDIGYVKGVCRGDRDGRHATGRNGETVVLPEGSTAASLTPYRVDRAKLFIQERFGYHKLIDAKQIENNIELTRFPISARDNPPDTSSYAALVRAAVPIGQLSDPRYLKKISALFYEFEEIGMNQQLGYRTPGDLRAHYTQAYWERVYPLITDAMSYLSLTQQGQQILANVYANVFVVEHHIAEKS, from the coding sequence ATGTTTTTTAATGCGATAGAAATTGTCATTGATGATTTCGTCCGCGAACTGAAAGAAGGTTACTCGCGCACTTACGGGGGATTAAAACCCGACTATGCCGATATTATTGGCTGGGCGGGAAATATGGCGTTAGAAAATTTAGCCAATTGCGATGCCTTATATCACAATCTCGAACATACGATTTTAGTCACCTTAGTCGGCCAAGAAATATTACGGGGCAAGCACATTCGCGAGGGGGGCGTTTCCTGCGAAGATTGGCTGCATTTTATTATTTCTCTGGTCTGTCACGATATTGGCTACGTCAAAGGGGTCTGTCGGGGCGATCGCGACGGACGCCACGCCACCGGACGCAACGGGGAAACCGTCGTCTTACCCGAGGGATCGACGGCGGCGAGTTTGACGCCGTATCGGGTCGATCGCGCCAAACTGTTCATTCAAGAGCGCTTTGGCTATCACAAGCTCATCGATGCCAAACAAATCGAAAATAATATCGAGCTGACCCGCTTTCCGATTTCGGCGCGGGACAATCCCCCGGATACGTCGAGTTACGCCGCCTTGGTTCGCGCTGCGGTGCCGATCGGCCAGTTGAGCGACCCGCGCTATCTGAAAAAAATTAGTGCCTTATTCTATGAATTTGAAGAAATCGGCATGAATCAGCAACTGGGATATCGCACTCCCGGGGATTTACGCGCGCACTATACCCAAGCGTATTGGGAACGGGTTTATCCGTTAATTACCGATGCGATGAGTTATTTGTCCTTAACCCAACAAGGACAGCAAATTCTGGCGAACGTCTATGCCAACGTGTTTGTGGTCGAACACCACATCGCCGAGAAAAGCTGA
- the rpmF gene encoding 50S ribosomal protein L32, whose protein sequence is MAVPKKKTSKSKRNHRKATWKRKAARQAEKALSLGKSVLTGRSKGFSYPTDDEEEDED, encoded by the coding sequence ATGGCGGTTCCAAAGAAGAAAACCTCGAAATCGAAGCGCAATCACCGTAAAGCGACCTGGAAGCGCAAAGCCGCACGCCAAGCGGAAAAAGCCCTGTCTTTAGGGAAGTCGGTGTTGACGGGACGCTCGAAAGGCTTCTCGTACCCGACCGACGATGAAGAAGAAGACGAAGATTAA
- the queA gene encoding tRNA preQ1(34) S-adenosylmethionine ribosyltransferase-isomerase QueA: protein MARMESRHHQSPTSDRPFTPELNPIEGDGRGEVPDSATTNPHSDRSLSAYDYELPPERIAQNPVVPRDHSRLLVVESPKDHAHHQFRDLPDLLQPGDLLVLNNTRVIPARLYGRKSTGAPVEVLLLEPDDDRTWLALVKPGKRFKLGVQILFPRQDSTPPALECPDFLSATVTATHPETGGRFLQFDLPDGRDLLDLLPAYGRIPLPPYITGSQASDGQYQTVYAEQPGSVAAPTAGLHFTEELFARLDAKGIQRAFVTLNVGVGTFRPVEVEDVTAHQMHAESLEVPASTVEAIRRTKAAGGRVIAVGTTVVRSLEGAAVSGELQPLRGQTNLFIYPGYQWRVVDGLITNFHLPRSSLLMLVSALIGRVRLLELYREAIAARYRFYSFGDAMLILPSARIDSL from the coding sequence ATGGCACGAATGGAATCTCGGCATCACCAATCGCCCACGAGCGATCGCCCCTTCACTCCCGAACTCAATCCTATTGAGGGCGACGGAAGAGGTGAAGTTCCCGATTCCGCCACGACAAACCCCCATTCGGATCGCAGCTTATCCGCCTACGACTACGAACTTCCCCCCGAACGGATCGCCCAAAATCCCGTCGTCCCTAGAGACCATTCGCGTCTGCTCGTCGTCGAGTCCCCCAAAGACCACGCCCATCACCAGTTTCGGGACTTGCCCGACTTACTCCAACCCGGCGACCTGCTCGTTCTCAACAACACGCGCGTGATCCCCGCCCGTCTCTACGGTCGCAAATCCACCGGGGCTCCGGTTGAAGTCTTACTTCTCGAACCCGACGACGATCGCACCTGGTTGGCGTTGGTCAAACCGGGCAAACGCTTTAAACTCGGCGTGCAGATCCTCTTTCCCCGTCAGGATTCGACCCCCCCGGCGCTCGAGTGCCCCGACTTCCTCAGCGCGACCGTCACCGCCACCCATCCCGAAACTGGGGGCCGTTTCCTGCAATTCGACCTCCCCGACGGTCGCGACCTGCTCGACCTGTTACCCGCTTACGGTCGCATTCCCCTACCGCCGTACATCACCGGATCGCAAGCGTCAGACGGTCAGTATCAAACCGTCTACGCCGAACAACCCGGATCGGTCGCGGCGCCCACTGCCGGACTCCACTTTACCGAAGAACTGTTCGCCCGTTTGGACGCCAAAGGGATTCAACGGGCCTTCGTGACCCTCAATGTCGGCGTCGGTACCTTCCGTCCCGTAGAAGTCGAGGATGTCACCGCCCACCAAATGCACGCCGAATCCCTGGAGGTTCCGGCGAGTACGGTGGAGGCGATCCGACGCACGAAAGCGGCAGGTGGTCGGGTGATTGCGGTGGGGACTACGGTGGTGCGATCGCTCGAAGGCGCGGCAGTGTCCGGCGAATTGCAGCCCTTACGCGGTCAAACGAATTTATTTATCTATCCCGGCTACCAGTGGCGCGTCGTAGACGGGTTGATTACCAATTTTCACCTGCCCCGTTCGAGCTTGCTGATGTTGGTCAGTGCTTTAATTGGCAGGGTTCGCTTGTTGGAGTTATATCGCGAGGCGATCGCCGCACGCTATCGCTTTTATTCCTTTGGCGACGCCATGCTGATCTTACCGTCGGCGCGGATCGACTCGCTTTGA